One region of Pseudomonas glycinae genomic DNA includes:
- a CDS encoding LysR family transcriptional regulator, giving the protein MNFNSESIELFLAVIERGSFSAAARALGKVPSAVSMAIGNLEAELGYALFDRSHREPQPTAMALSLVPHARLIADQLKQLQVHAVQLSLGLESKLSIGVAADIDRRRLLAAIKDISERHPLLDIEVLTAPQDDVLAMLHSGRVSVCLAFAGLSVNVLERFQFVGSERMIATLAADSPLLQGQDLFLEDLVHVRQIVVGSRDLPISETRPLVAESHWRTDNLETALEMVEAGLGWGNFPLSVVQPWLDSGRLKRLNFRNIENGLVLPVHAVWLKSQPLQKGALALVELLGGVKAEP; this is encoded by the coding sequence GTGAATTTCAACAGCGAAAGCATTGAGCTGTTTCTCGCCGTGATCGAGCGCGGCTCGTTTTCCGCCGCTGCCAGGGCGTTGGGCAAAGTCCCGTCGGCGGTGAGCATGGCGATCGGCAATCTTGAGGCCGAACTCGGTTATGCGTTGTTCGATCGCAGCCACCGCGAACCGCAACCCACGGCGATGGCGCTGTCGCTGGTGCCACACGCGCGGCTGATCGCCGATCAGCTCAAGCAATTGCAGGTGCACGCAGTGCAGTTATCGCTGGGCCTGGAGAGCAAGTTGTCGATCGGCGTGGCGGCGGATATCGACCGGCGACGGTTGCTGGCGGCGATCAAGGACATCAGTGAGCGCCATCCGCTGCTCGACATCGAAGTGCTGACCGCGCCGCAGGACGATGTACTGGCGATGCTTCACAGCGGCCGGGTCAGCGTGTGCCTGGCGTTCGCCGGGTTGAGCGTGAACGTGCTGGAGCGCTTTCAGTTTGTCGGCAGCGAACGGATGATCGCCACGCTGGCGGCGGACAGTCCGTTGTTGCAGGGGCAGGATCTGTTTCTCGAGGATCTGGTGCATGTCCGGCAGATCGTGGTTGGCAGTCGCGATTTGCCGATCAGCGAAACCCGGCCGCTGGTGGCCGAATCCCACTGGCGCACCGACAACCTGGAAACGGCGCTGGAGATGGTCGAGGCAGGGTTGGGCTGGGGCAATTTTCCGCTGTCGGTGGTGCAGCCGTGGCTCGATAGCGGACGGCTGAAACGGCTGAATTTTCGCAACATCGAAAACGGCCTGGTGCTGCCGGTGCACGCGGTGTGGCTCAAGAGCCAGCCTTTGCAGAAGGGCGCGCTGGCATTGGTTGAACTCCTCGGCGGGGTAAAGGCCGAACCTTGA
- a CDS encoding PACE efflux transporter, which yields MQGVKRKLVYVSLYEVIGMTFSALGLALLSGTSPGSTGPLAVIITTIAVTWNFIYTSLFERWESRQVSRTRTVKRRIAHAVGFQLTLIVFLIPLIAWWMNISLVQAFLLDLALIVFIPCYTFAFNWLFDRVFGLPASALPDPTPAT from the coding sequence ATGCAAGGCGTCAAACGCAAACTGGTCTATGTGTCGCTCTACGAAGTGATCGGGATGACCTTCTCGGCCCTCGGCCTCGCCCTTTTGTCCGGCACCTCACCCGGCAGCACCGGCCCGCTGGCGGTGATCATCACCACCATCGCCGTGACCTGGAACTTCATCTACACCTCGCTGTTCGAGCGTTGGGAAAGCCGCCAGGTGTCACGCACCCGTACGGTGAAACGGCGCATCGCCCACGCCGTCGGCTTTCAACTGACGCTGATCGTGTTCCTGATTCCGCTGATCGCCTGGTGGATGAACATCAGTCTGGTGCAGGCCTTTTTGCTGGATCTGGCACTGATTGTGTTCATCCCTTGCTACACCTTCGCGTTCAACTGGCTGTTCGACCGAGTATTCGGCTTGCCGGCGTCGGCGCTGCCCGATCCGACGCCTGCGACATAA
- a CDS encoding MFS transporter — translation MTAHAPAAQRDGIDPIRAAEISARIDRLPAVATIWRLVALLSIGGFFELYDLFQTAYISPGLIRDGIFATGNQGVFGFSDQAAFASATFLGLFLGASLLSPMADRFGRRAIFTFALVWYTVATVLMGVQSSALGIICMRFLVGIGLGIELVTIDAYLSELVPKRMRSSAFAFAFFVQFLSVPAVALMSWWLVPQAPFGVSGWRWVVLASAVFALFIWWLRKRLPESPRWLAQHGRFDEANRILDGIEARCEKDHRQPLDAPEAVAVDVEGKGRFADIWQPPYRRRALMLIVFHIFQAIGFFGFGNWLPALLSGQGVSVTHSLMYAFIITLAYPLGPLLFVKFANRFENKWQIVGSALGAMTFGTLFALQTSAFGLIFCGVMITFCNAWLSFSYHSYQSELFPTNIRARAVGFCYSFSRLSTVFSSLLIGLFLDHFGTPGVLAFIVASMLIVMLTIGYFGPRTRNLALENIAHR, via the coding sequence ATGACTGCACACGCCCCCGCCGCGCAACGCGACGGCATCGACCCGATACGCGCCGCCGAGATTTCCGCCCGCATCGACCGCCTCCCGGCAGTCGCCACGATCTGGCGGCTGGTGGCGCTGCTGTCGATCGGTGGTTTCTTCGAACTTTACGACCTGTTCCAGACCGCCTACATCAGCCCCGGCCTGATCCGCGATGGCATCTTCGCCACCGGCAATCAGGGCGTGTTCGGTTTCTCCGATCAGGCCGCGTTCGCCTCGGCGACGTTCCTCGGACTGTTTCTCGGCGCCAGTCTGCTGAGCCCGATGGCGGATCGGTTCGGGCGGCGGGCGATCTTCACTTTCGCGCTGGTCTGGTACACCGTCGCCACAGTTTTAATGGGCGTGCAGAGTTCAGCGCTGGGGATCATCTGCATGCGTTTTCTGGTGGGTATCGGCCTCGGCATCGAACTGGTGACCATCGACGCCTACCTCTCGGAACTGGTGCCCAAGCGCATGCGCAGTTCGGCGTTTGCCTTCGCTTTTTTCGTGCAGTTCCTGTCGGTGCCGGCGGTGGCGCTGATGTCCTGGTGGCTGGTGCCGCAGGCGCCGTTCGGGGTGTCCGGCTGGCGTTGGGTGGTGCTGGCGAGCGCGGTGTTTGCGTTGTTCATCTGGTGGCTGCGCAAACGTCTGCCGGAGTCGCCGCGCTGGCTGGCGCAGCATGGCCGCTTCGATGAGGCGAACCGGATTCTTGACGGTATCGAAGCGCGTTGTGAGAAGGATCACCGCCAGCCACTGGACGCGCCGGAAGCAGTAGCCGTCGATGTCGAGGGCAAGGGCCGTTTCGCCGATATCTGGCAGCCACCGTATCGCCGCCGCGCGTTGATGCTGATCGTCTTTCACATCTTCCAGGCCATCGGTTTCTTCGGCTTCGGCAACTGGCTGCCAGCGTTGCTTTCCGGTCAGGGTGTCAGCGTCACCCACAGTCTGATGTACGCGTTCATCATCACCCTCGCCTACCCGCTCGGGCCGTTGCTGTTCGTCAAATTCGCCAACCGCTTCGAGAACAAGTGGCAGATCGTCGGCTCGGCCCTCGGCGCCATGACTTTCGGCACCCTGTTCGCGTTGCAGACCAGCGCCTTCGGCCTGATCTTCTGCGGTGTGATGATCACCTTCTGCAACGCCTGGCTGAGCTTCAGTTATCACTCCTATCAGAGCGAACTGTTCCCCACCAACATCCGCGCCCGGGCCGTCGGGTTCTGCTATTCGTTCAGTCGTTTGTCGACGGTGTTCAGCAGCCTGCTGATCGGTCTGTTCCTCGACCACTTCGGGACACCGGGCGTGTTGGCGTTCATCGTCGCCAGCATGCTGATCGTGATGCTGACCATCGGCTACTTCGGCCCTCGCACCCGTAACCTGGCGCTGGAAAACATCGCCCATCGCTGA
- a CDS encoding methyl-accepting chemotaxis protein, which produces MTTLQTAAESAHSTSVQNDACAQKGSQVVQQTVQIIQDISRDLNEAALSIDAVSKQSDIIGTIVQTIRGIADQTNLLALNAAIEAARAGEHGRGFAVVADEVRSLAARTSQATVEIVDVVRKNHELSLSAVSSMQSSLSRTGLGVELANEAGDAIREIQQGSRHVVDAISQFNETLRIE; this is translated from the coding sequence ATGACCACCTTGCAGACCGCTGCGGAATCGGCCCACAGCACCTCTGTACAAAACGACGCCTGCGCGCAAAAAGGCTCACAGGTCGTGCAGCAAACGGTGCAGATCATTCAGGACATTTCCCGCGACCTCAACGAAGCGGCGCTGAGCATCGATGCGGTCAGCAAGCAGTCGGACATCATCGGCACCATCGTCCAGACCATTCGCGGGATTGCCGACCAGACCAACCTGCTGGCGCTCAACGCGGCGATCGAAGCGGCAAGGGCGGGTGAGCACGGGCGTGGCTTTGCGGTGGTGGCGGACGAGGTGCGCAGCCTCGCGGCGCGAACCAGCCAAGCGACCGTGGAGATCGTCGACGTGGTGCGCAAGAACCATGAGTTGTCACTGAGCGCAGTGTCGAGCATGCAGTCGAGCCTGAGCCGCACCGGGCTCGGGGTGGAACTGGCGAACGAGGCGGGGGATGCGATTCGGGAGATTCAGCAGGGCTCGCGGCATGTGGTGGATGCGATCAGTCAGTTCAATGAGACGTTGAGAATAGAGTAG
- a CDS encoding ABC transporter substrate-binding protein, which produces MRSLKTLLGSSLLALTLTAGHAVATEKTTPIHFGDITWESGSFITEVLRLIVEKGYGYPTDTLPGSTVSLEAALAKNDIQVIGEEWAGRSPAWVKAAAEGKVFGLGDTVKGATEGWWVPEYVIKGDPERGIKPLAPELKSVADLPRYKDVFKDPEDPSRGRFLNSPTGWTSEIVNSQKLKAYALNDSFVNFRTGSGAALDAEVASSIKRGKPVLFYYWSPTPLLGRFKLVKLEEPPFDAEAWKTLADANNPNPRGTRSMPASLAIGVSAPFKAQYPELVTFFEKVDLPIDLLNQTLAGMSEKRQQPRQVAEAFLRDQPQVWKPWVPGDVANKVSSSL; this is translated from the coding sequence ATGAGATCGCTCAAAACCCTGCTCGGCAGTTCGCTGCTGGCCCTGACCCTGACGGCCGGCCATGCCGTGGCCACGGAAAAAACCACGCCGATTCACTTCGGCGATATCACTTGGGAAAGCGGCAGTTTCATCACCGAAGTGCTGCGCCTGATCGTTGAAAAAGGTTATGGCTACCCGACCGATACGCTGCCGGGTAGCACCGTCAGCCTGGAAGCTGCGCTGGCGAAAAACGACATTCAGGTGATCGGCGAAGAGTGGGCCGGGCGCAGTCCGGCGTGGGTCAAGGCTGCCGCCGAGGGCAAGGTGTTCGGCCTCGGCGACACGGTGAAGGGCGCCACCGAAGGTTGGTGGGTGCCGGAATACGTGATCAAGGGTGACCCCGAGCGCGGGATCAAACCGCTGGCGCCGGAGCTGAAATCGGTGGCCGACCTGCCGCGCTACAAGGATGTGTTCAAGGACCCGGAAGACCCGAGCCGTGGGCGTTTCCTCAACAGTCCGACCGGCTGGACCTCGGAAATCGTCAACAGCCAGAAGCTCAAGGCGTATGCGCTGAACGACAGCTTCGTCAACTTCCGCACCGGCTCCGGCGCGGCGCTGGATGCCGAGGTGGCGTCGTCGATCAAGCGCGGCAAACCGGTGCTGTTCTACTACTGGTCGCCGACGCCGCTGCTCGGTCGCTTCAAACTGGTGAAGCTGGAAGAGCCGCCGTTCGACGCCGAAGCCTGGAAAACCCTGGCCGATGCCAACAACCCCAATCCGAGAGGCACCCGCTCGATGCCGGCGAGCCTGGCGATTGGCGTGTCGGCGCCGTTCAAGGCCCAGTATCCGGAGCTGGTGACGTTCTTTGAGAAAGTCGACTTGCCGATCGATCTGCTGAACCAGACCCTGGCCGGGATGAGCGAGAAGCGCCAGCAGCCACGTCAGGTGGCCGAGGCGTTCCTGCGCGATCAACCGCAAGTGTGGAAGCCCTGGGTACCGGGTGATGTGGCGAACAAGGTGAGCAGCAGTCTGTAG
- a CDS encoding sigma-70 family RNA polymerase sigma factor, which produces MSGADSSHRNHVNTLFRDHYQWLCTRLRRQSNDAATAEDIAAETFAQLLEAPGLTAIREPRALLTTIAQRLLYERWRRGDLERRHLHQLQQGDLDHPPSPEELADLSQSLKHLDRTLQRLPGKVRSTFLLARIDGLTYPQIAAELGISQRSVSLYMTRSQALCNRHSANQTLISSQNKRSA; this is translated from the coding sequence ATGTCCGGCGCCGACTCATCCCATCGCAATCATGTGAACACGTTGTTTCGCGACCATTACCAGTGGTTGTGCACACGTCTGCGTCGGCAATCGAATGATGCGGCCACGGCCGAAGACATCGCCGCCGAAACCTTCGCGCAGCTGCTCGAAGCCCCCGGCCTGACCGCCATCCGCGAACCCCGCGCCTTGCTCACCACCATCGCCCAACGCCTGCTGTACGAGCGCTGGCGGCGGGGCGATCTGGAGCGTCGGCATCTGCATCAATTGCAACAGGGCGACCTCGATCACCCCCCGTCTCCTGAAGAGCTCGCCGACCTGTCGCAGAGTCTCAAACACCTGGATCGGACGCTCCAGCGCCTGCCGGGCAAGGTGCGCTCGACCTTTCTGCTGGCGCGCATCGACGGCCTGACCTACCCGCAAATCGCTGCCGAACTGGGCATCTCCCAGCGTTCGGTGAGCCTGTACATGACCCGTTCCCAGGCCCTGTGCAATCGCCACAGCGCCAACCAAACCCTGATTTCCTCCCAGAACAAGAGGTCCGCATGA
- a CDS encoding phosphate/phosphite/phosphonate ABC transporter substrate-binding protein: MPSGYAELLMYIAPEPIRAANEQWLARILEHLGHSRLDAEGLSLLELWRSPELLLTQTCGYPLMTALRGQVRIVGRPRYELPDASAGNHCSLILARADDSRRSLAAFFDSRGVINSDDSNSGMNLLRQRLAPLHRDGQFFATVGISGGHRESLRWLREDRADLAAIDSVTFAYLAQYAAAEVSGLRVVARSAFSPTLPFITAASTTDQQIEHLRRAMNRSLQDLPDVARILGLPEVLPASESDYLVLLDYQREAEELGYGRLR; this comes from the coding sequence ATGCCGTCAGGTTACGCAGAGTTGTTGATGTACATCGCACCCGAGCCGATACGCGCGGCGAACGAGCAATGGCTGGCGCGGATTCTCGAACACCTGGGCCATTCGCGGCTCGATGCCGAAGGCCTGTCGCTGCTGGAACTCTGGCGCTCACCCGAGTTGCTGCTGACCCAGACCTGCGGCTATCCGCTGATGACCGCGCTGCGCGGGCAGGTGAGGATTGTCGGTCGTCCGCGCTACGAATTGCCGGACGCCAGCGCCGGCAACCATTGCAGCCTGATCCTCGCCCGCGCCGATGATTCGCGCCGCAGTCTGGCGGCATTTTTCGACAGTCGCGGGGTGATCAACAGCGACGACTCCAACAGCGGCATGAACCTGTTGCGTCAGCGTCTGGCGCCGTTGCACCGGGACGGGCAGTTTTTCGCCACGGTCGGCATCAGTGGTGGCCACCGCGAAAGCCTGCGCTGGTTGCGCGAAGACCGTGCCGATCTGGCGGCCATCGACAGCGTGACCTTTGCGTACCTGGCGCAATACGCCGCCGCAGAGGTCAGCGGATTACGGGTGGTGGCGCGCAGTGCGTTCAGCCCGACCTTGCCCTTTATCACTGCGGCCAGTACGACGGACCAGCAGATCGAACACCTGCGCCGGGCCATGAACCGTAGTCTTCAGGACTTGCCCGACGTGGCCCGCATCCTCGGTTTGCCCGAAGTCCTGCCCGCCAGCGAAAGCGATTACCTCGTCCTGCTGGATTACCAGCGCGAGGCCGAAGAGCTGGGTTATGGCCGCCTGCGCTAG
- a CDS encoding fatty acid desaturase — MPHYFDDAHRQQIETLRQRFTARTEWPTWLLLIGVYGGWFAIVLGSERIGVWWSTLLLIPLLVLWLSVQHELLHGHPTRWSFVNKLLGYAPFAVWYPYTLYRDSHLQHHRDEDLTIPGVDPESRYMSAERWQGSSLFERSLHWLNKTVLGRFILGAPLALLALAGEELQRLKSGERQARLMWLTHGALTVLMLFFIARYSVLPIWHYLFLISVPALSIAMVRSYYEHRPHTQPEQRTVLNEAGWPWRWLFLNLNFHLVHHDLPKLSWYDLPEAYRMRREQWVARSGGFLVQGYGQLWRRHGIKPIDSPQHPFI, encoded by the coding sequence ATGCCCCACTATTTTGACGATGCCCATCGCCAACAGATCGAAACCCTGCGTCAGCGCTTCACCGCGCGCACCGAGTGGCCGACCTGGCTGCTGCTGATCGGCGTATACGGCGGCTGGTTCGCGATTGTGCTGGGCAGCGAACGTATCGGCGTCTGGTGGAGCACGCTGCTGCTGATTCCGCTGCTGGTGCTGTGGCTGTCGGTGCAGCACGAATTGCTTCACGGTCATCCGACGCGCTGGAGCTTCGTCAACAAACTCCTCGGTTATGCACCATTCGCGGTGTGGTATCCCTACACGCTCTACCGCGACAGCCATTTGCAGCACCATCGCGATGAAGACCTGACGATCCCCGGTGTCGATCCCGAAAGCCGTTACATGAGTGCCGAACGCTGGCAGGGCAGTTCGCTGTTCGAACGCAGCCTGCACTGGCTGAACAAGACCGTATTGGGCCGCTTCATTCTTGGCGCACCGCTGGCATTGCTGGCGCTGGCCGGTGAAGAATTGCAACGTCTGAAAAGCGGCGAGCGCCAGGCCAGGCTGATGTGGCTGACCCACGGCGCCCTGACCGTGCTGATGCTGTTTTTCATCGCCCGCTACAGCGTGTTGCCGATCTGGCATTACCTGTTTTTGATCAGCGTCCCGGCGCTGTCGATCGCGATGGTTCGCTCCTACTATGAACATCGGCCGCATACGCAACCGGAGCAGCGCACGGTGCTCAACGAAGCCGGATGGCCGTGGCGCTGGCTGTTCCTGAACCTGAATTTTCATCTGGTGCATCACGACTTGCCGAAGCTTTCGTGGTACGACTTGCCCGAGGCCTACCGCATGCGCCGGGAGCAATGGGTGGCGCGCAGTGGCGGATTTCTGGTGCAAGGTTATGGGCAACTGTGGCGCCGGCACGGCATCAAGCCGATCGACAGCCCGCAGCATCCGTTTATTTGA